In the genome of Populus trichocarpa isolate Nisqually-1 chromosome 10, P.trichocarpa_v4.1, whole genome shotgun sequence, the window GAAAACCTGGAATCATTGAAATTTTGAGTTAATTAACGGTTCATCCGATTAACTTAAATCTATTATTTTACTCTTacaaatttgaatgaaaaatttaaatgaagatTCCAAAACCTGGAAAATCAATTCAAGGACGGGCCACCTTCTCCAACACAAACTCTGCTATTAACAACACCACCAACTCACCTCTGCTATCAGCATCCAAATAGAAACTCCCTCTATTAGATAACCTTGTCCCTGGCAATCcacgcctctctctctctctctcatcaccATGGTTATGGTTGTGGTCTTGCGAGTGGTGGTGATTTGGCTAGTAGCTAGCTCAATTGTGACTGGCAATAGGGATCCTGGGTTTTATTGCTTCTGGTATACTAGTTAAGATAGGATCTTTTGATGACTAGAATTTTGATATACCAAGAGCTATAAATCGAGCTGGAGATAGGGAGTTAAAAAGATTTGGAAATTAGAATAGGCGGGCTGAGAGGGTGGTTCATGGTTGTGTGAGTTTTCCTATAGACAGACATGGgagatttaatagtttttcttttttcttaatttgcttTTAAGAGGTCAACTGATCGTCAGaacaaaagcaagaaaagaaaaaaggaaataaaattccGATTTCAATAGATTTAAGTATATAGATATGAATCACTtggaaaaccaaaaacaattaaaaaccagATCAAATCACACCGAGTGGTTGCCAGTTGAACCAAAACATTGGATATGTAGCGACTACCTCCTTATTTATTGCGTTGCACAAGAAGAACGACGTATTGCATTAAACCCAGAGTCAAACAAACCGAACGAAACCTTGATCAAACTTGGCTGAAATCACACTGGAGCCGTCCTAGGTGAAGCAGCCTGCTTCTCCCCATCATTTTCATCAGCGTTCTCCCCTGACAACTCTTCAAGTGATTTACCCCTTGATTCGGGAACCAATAGAGTAAATAACATTCCAATGAAGTTAATAACACCGAGCACAATAAGAGACCATTTGACTCCAATACCAGGAGGGTAACCTGCGTCAGTCTTCTTCGGGTCTGTGTTTTGTGCAGCATAAAGGAAACCGAATGCACCTATTATAGCACCTGCCTTTCCTGCTGCTGCTGATATACCGTGACAAGTTGATCTTAGCCTTGCAGGGAAAATCTCTGCTGGGACAACAAATGTGGTGGCGTTGGGTCCAAAATTGGCGAAGAAAAAGGTCAACGAGTACATGACTACAAAGCCAATTCTATTAGGCTTTAAGGTCCAGTGATGGTAAGGGATAGCAATGGCAAACATAAAAACTGTCATGAAGAAGAAACCCATCATTTGGATAAAGAACCTCCCCAAATGGTCAATGAGTGCCACTGTAAACCAATATCCCGGCACGGTACTGCAGAGTGCTATAAGAGTTTGAGCCTTTGCAATTTGAAAAACCTCGTGAATCGCATTCATGGTTGCTGCTGGAGGAATCCAATTGATTGCAGAGAAGATATCCTTCTGGAAAAGATTTTGGCTGTAGAATGCAATGTCCAACAAGAACCATGTGGAAGTGGTTCCTAGCAAATGAAGACCATGTCGCTTGGCAAATTCCTTCGAGAACAAGCCAAAGGAATTGGCCGGTTCTTGGGCCATCCTCTGTACTTTCTCTTCCTCTACTTCAATTTCCACGTTCAACACCTTAGACATATCTGACGCTGCTTGTTTTGCGTTTTTGGCAACGAGTGCAGTGTAACGTGCGGTTTCAGGCATTTTCATACGCCAATAGAATGTAAGCCCAGCAGGGATGGCACCAAACATCAAGATTATACGCCAAATATAGTCAGCTTGAGGAGCAAGTGAGGCTGCCGGATTCTCATGGTATGTTGGGGTCTTGAATGCATGATCAAATGCAGCTGACACAATAAGAGCCACAATCCCACCAGCCAAAATGCCAAATCCTTGCATTGCAAACACTGCTGCAATAAATGCTCCACGAGTCTTCTTGTTTGCATATTCAGACATGATAGTGGCTGACAAAGGATAATCGCCACCAATGCCAAAACCAAGCCAGAACCTAAAGAAACAAAGAGTGGTCATGACTCCGTTAGCAGAGCTTCCAAAGGATAAACCAGATGCAAGAGAGCAAACAACCATGAGAACCAGAGTTATCCCATAGACTTTCTTGCGTCCCATTTTGTCACCAAGCCAACCAAAGAATAGCTGACCAGCTAAAGTGCCACAAAGGGCGACACCATTAACAGCTGCTGCTACATTAGGAGGTAATGTGCCTGGCTTTGGTGCACCTGGCTTGGTGTAGTATATGCGGCCAAGCAACTTGGTAACTAGGGAGATGCAGAAAAGATCATAGGCATCTGTGAAAAATCCCATTCCGGCAATCACGATTGCTGTGAAATGGTACCATTGAGTCTTTGCAACATCGAGTGCATTAAGGACGACCAATTGTTCCCTTGCCATGCCTAATCCTTCCCGCTTAGCAGTATAATAAATTTCCTGCACTGTAACAGCAAACCAGAACCCCTGTCAGGATATTTGataactaaaacaaattcaattagcCCAATAATGAATTGAGatgtttacttttcaaataCGACCCACGAGCCTTAACTACATGTTATCAATTGGCATTAGTTAGAAAGTAACATGGGAGGAAGGCGATCCAAATTTATGAGCCTAAGGAATAGAAAAAGAAGCAAATATGATGATTTTAAgagaaacaaacataaaaaaaaaaaaaaaaaaattggaccgAAACTGTCTAAGGAATAGAAAACCGtgtcaaatattagaaaagagaAATGGTTATTCACGTGGATACTAAATTTTGGTGCctagagaaaaaagaatactTCATGACACAAATTTTTTCCgtgaattctttttttcctgCCAGGTGTGTAACTTTCATGTCCATCTTCATATATAAAGTTttctagcaaaaaaatatttattgtaagAGCAGCTAATCTctagaagatgaaaaaaaaaaaaacaaaacaaataacaacatTTTCAAAGTAGCAACAGCATATTTTAGCTCACTAGCAGTCGAAAATCATGTTATGATCAGCTTTAAGATCTTCATGAAGATAAGGTATCCACTAGACCACTACACATAAAATGATTTACTTGCTACCTATACCAAAGTGCTGCTACTACTTTATACAGAGAAGCCAGTTCCAAGAAGCAAGGAACTTGTAGTGGTTCATGATGACTCGTCTAAAAAGGCAAGACTTCAAAAGATTCAGATATTAGACACAGAGACTCACCTGCTTCTTCAACTAATTACACCAGTGAGAGAAGATTGGATAAAGCTGGAGAGGGGGGGGAGAGAGATGATTGTTGTTGGGGGTGGAGAGTGGCCAGCTATTTATAAAGGTTTCAACTTTCATGTGATTAACACAAACCCAAAATCAATGCGGCATCTAATGGTATATACCCACTTAATGATAGTCAGCTCTTTCACAGGCTTGCCACTTCTCTGTATCCTCTCTGTTAATCACAACCCCTTCTTTATTGAATGGacgttttagcttttttttttatatatatatatatacttgtgCCCTTTAAATAGTTATTAATCGTCATCTCTAATTGAGGCGTTGGTACGTTCAAAACAAACTGAGGTGTTGGTGGTCTATTTACAAGAATTTAAGGTCAAGCACCATAAAGTTACAGTGATCAAGTTGGAAATTGCCCGCCCTCCTCCTGGTAAACTAGCTGGGAAAGTAGAAATCAAGGGATTTTCAGGATTCTGACCAATGCTAGAGGCATAGACAAACCATGGAGTCCTTACTAACGATGAAGGTGCTCAAAAGACTTGCCTTTTAGCAACCGCCTGGAGTCCATCCATCCTTCCATTCCACCTTAATCCAATCTTAATTACAAATAGTTTGTATAAAAACATAACGTAAAACTTGGGGATTCCTTCATCCCTTTAGATAATTCTCATTTCGTTATCCTCAtcctattttttaatctaaccaAGGAGGCGACTCGTTACTTCAAAAGGAGAATTTAATCCTACCATCTCCAATTTCCCTTAGATTGAATTCATTCTAACACCCGTTCTCCTCTTCTAGGACTAAAGCAAGCCTTAAAAGGTTGTACTACTAATAAAGCCCCCACCAAAAATGGGAACTATAATGACACTTTGTATCAGCCTCTCAGTTCTGGTGGATTGCGGTGCGGGCCACCGCTGATTCTATAGGACAGAATTCATCTCAGAAAGAGCATTTTCTCATCCTCTCctctccaaaaataaataaatagattagtGAAGACCGAGGAGTAAAAGAAGCTCAAGGGAGTTCAGGGAATGTAGCCGTGAATTCAAATACTTTGTTGACCCCATCATGAAAATGATCACGCAGTTATTTTCTGAGATAtacttgtattttgtttttttgtttaaaaaatgttaaaaagaaattaaaaaaataaaaaatctttattttttatgcgcttctagtaaaaaaacttttaaaaataaatgctaccataattacatattaatactttttatttatagttaaatGATTAGAATTTAGGAGTACTGAGTTTGCTGCAAGCAATACGAGGGGTTTTCAGAGCACTCGTCCCTCTTGTGTGCAACGGTATATAACCTTAACAACTACTCACTGACTTTTAAAAATGAACGTCAACGTGTTATTATAGTAATGTTGCCTGTAAGGAAGGAGACAGTACAAGTAAGGTACAGATAAGTTGCACGTACGGGTCCCACCCTAACATGAAAGTTATCGGATTATTTGATTAACCTTTCGAGTCtctccaatttattttctccCTAAAGTTAGGGTAATTCTACTGATGATGATCAGTGTAATGTTACGGATTGCAAATTTTCACTTTGAACCCATTAGTTTTTACTCATATCCTTCGTTGAGTTATTTGATctggataatatatatatatatatatatgatgacatttaaataattaaattatatttcttaatcTTTAAGAAGTATTGCTAGAGATCATaccttaaaaatacaaagaaaaacctTTAGGATTTCTGTTATTCCTATGCATATTATGAGAATTGAATGCATTCTAGGATTGAGAATTATCCAAAATTACACTACTTCCTCTCAATTTAACTAAACCATATATAGAACGTTTTATGTTgtgtatattttcttttcctttctttatttttcgcATCCGATTAATTTATC includes:
- the LOC18102477 gene encoding probable inorganic phosphate transporter 1-3 isoform X2; this translates as MAREQLVVLNALDVAKTQWYHFTAIVIAGMGFFTDAYDLFCISLVTKLLGRIYYTKPGAPKPGTLPPNVAAAVNGVALCGTLAGQLFFGWLGDKMGRKKVYGITLVLMVVCSLASGLSFGSSANGVMTTLCFFRFWLGFGIGGDYPLSATIMSEYANKKTRGAFIAAVFAMQGFGILAGGIVALIVSAAFDHAFKTPTYHENPAASLAPQADYIWRIILMFGAIPAGLTFYWRMKMPETARYTALVAKNAKQAASDMSKVLNVEIEVEEEKVQRMAQEPANSFGLFSKEFAKRHGLHLLGTTSTWFLLDIAFYSQNLFQKDIFSAINWIPPAATMNAIHEVFQIAKAQTLIALCSTVPGYWFTVALIDHLGRFFIQMMGFFFMTVFMFAIAIPYHHWTLKPNRIGFVVMYSLTFFFANFGPNATTFVVPAEIFPARLRSTCHGISAAAGKAGAIIGAFGFLYAAQNTDPKKTDAGYPPGIGVKWSLIVLGVINFIGMLFTLLVPESRGKSLEELSGENADENDGEKQAASPRTAPV
- the LOC18102477 gene encoding probable inorganic phosphate transporter 1-3 isoform X3; its protein translation is MAREQLVVLNALDVAKTQWYHFTAIVIAGMGFFTDAYDLFCISLVTKLLGRIYYTKPGAPKPGTLPPNVAAAVNGVALCGTLAGQLFFGWLGDKMGRKKVYGITLVLMVVCSLASGLSFGSSANGVMTTLCFFRFWLGFGIGGDYPLSATIMSEYANKKTRGAFIAAVFAMQGFGILAGGIVALIVSAAFDHAFKTPTYHENPAASLAPQADYIWRIILMFGAIPAGLTFYWRMKMPETARYTALVAKNAKQAASDMSKVLNVEIEVEEEKVQRMAQEPANSFGLFSKEFAKRHGLHLLGTTSTWFLLDIAFYSQNLFQKDIFSAINWIPPAATMNAIHEVFQIAKAQTLIALCSTVPGYWFTVALIDHLGRFFIQMMGFFFMTVFMFAIAIPYHHWTLKPNRIGFVVMYSLTFFFANFGPNATTFVVPAEIFPARLRSTCHGISAAAGKAGAIIGAFGFLYAAQSTDPKKTDAGYPPGIGVRWSLIVLGIVNFVGMLFTLLVPEAKGKSLEELSGENGDENDGEKQAASARMASV
- the LOC18102477 gene encoding probable inorganic phosphate transporter 1-3 isoform X4; protein product: MAREQLVVLNALDVAKTQWYHFTAIVIAGMGFFTDAYDLFCISLVTKLLGRIYYTKPGAPKPGTLPPNVAAAVNGVALCGTLAGQLFFGWLGDKMGRKKVYGITLVLMVVCSLASGLSFGSSANGVMTTLCFFRFWLGFGIGGDYPLSATIMSEYANKKTRGAFIAAVFAMQGFGILAGGIVALIVSAAFDHAFKTPTYHENPAASLAPQADYIWRIILMFGAIPAGLTFYWRMKMPETARYTALVAKNAKQAASDMSKVLNVEIEVEEEKVQRMAQEPANSFGLFSKEFAKRHGLHLLGTTSTWFLLDIAFYSQNLFQKDIFSAINWIPPAATMNAIHEVFQIAKAQTLIALCSTVPGYWFTVALIDHLGRFFIQMMGFFFMTVFMFAIAIPYHHWTLKPNRIGFVVMYSLTFFFANFGPNATTFVVPAEIFPARLRSTCHGISAAAGKAGAIIGAFGFLYAAQSTDRTKTDADYPPGIGVRRSLIVLGIVNFLGMLFTLLVPEAKGKSLEELSGENGDENDGEKQAASARMASV
- the LOC18102477 gene encoding probable inorganic phosphate transporter 1-3 isoform X5, giving the protein MAREQLVVLNALDVAKTQWYHFTAIVIAGMGFFTDAYDLFCISLVTKLLGRIYYTKPGAPKPGTLPPNVAAAVNGVALCGTLAGQLFFGWLGDKMGRKKVYGITLVLMVVCSLASGLSFGSSANGVMTTLCFFRFWLGFGIGGDYPLSATIMSEYANKKTRGAFIAAVFAMQGFGILAGGIVALIVSAAFDHAFKTPTYHENPAASLAPQADYIWRIILMFGAIPAGLTFYWRMKMPETARYTALVAKNAKQAASDMSKVLNVEIEVEEEKVQRMAQEPANSFGLFSKEFAKRHGLHLLGTTSTWFLLDIAFYSQNLFQKDIFSAINWIPPAATMNAIHEVFQIAKAQTLIALCSTVPGYWFTVALIDHLGRFFIQMMGFFFMTVFMFAIAIPYHHWTLKPNRIGFVVMYSLTFFFANFGPNATTFVVPAEIFPARLRSTCHGISAAAGKAGAIIGAFGFLYAAQSTDPKKTDAGYPPGIGVRWSLIVLGIVNFVGMLFTLLVPEAKGKSLEELSGENGDENDGEKQAASARMASV
- the LOC18102477 gene encoding probable inorganic phosphate transporter 1-3 isoform X8; translated protein: MAREQLVVLNALDVAKTQWYHFTAIVIAGMGFFTDAYDLFCISLVTKLLGRIYYTKPGAPKPGTLPPNVAAAVNGVALCGTLAGQLFFGWLGDKMGRKKVYGITLVLMVVCSLASGLSFGSSANGVMTTLCFFRFWLGFGIGGDYPLSATIMSEYANKKTRGAFIAAVFAMQGFGILAGGIVALIVSAAFDHAFKTPTYHENPAASLAPQADYIWRIILMFGAIPAGLTFYWRMKMPETARYTALVAKNAKQAASDMSKVLNVEIEVEEEKIQRIAQEPANSFGLFSKEFAKRHGLHLLGTTSTWFLLDIAFYSQNLFQKDIFSAINWIPPAATMNAIEEVFRIAKAQTLIALCSTVPGYWFTVALIDHLGRFFIQMMGFFFMTVFMFAIAIPYHHWTLKPNRIGFVVMYSLTFFFANFGPNATTFVVPAEIFPARLRSTCHGISAAAGKAGAIIGAFGFLYAAQSTDRTKTDADYPPGIGVRRSLIVLGIVNFLGMLFTLLVPEAKGKSLEELSGENGDENDGEKQAASARMASV
- the LOC18102477 gene encoding probable inorganic phosphate transporter 1-3 isoform X9, which translates into the protein MAREQLVVLNALDVAKTQWYHFTAIVIAGMGFFTDAYDLFCISLVTKLLGRIYYTKPGAPKPGTLPPNVAAAVNGVALCGTLAGQLFFGWLGDKMGRKKVYGITLVLMVVCSLASGLSFGSSANGVMTTLCFFRFWLGFGIGGDYPLSATIMSEYANKKTRGAFIAAVFAMQGFGILAGGIVALIVSAAFDHAFKTPTYHENPAASLAPQADYIWRIILMFGAIPAGLTFYWRMKMPETARYTALVAKNAKQAASDMSKVLNVEIEVEEEKIQRIAQEPANSFGLFSKEFAKRHGLHLLGTTSTWFLLDIAFYSQNLFQKDIFSAINWIPPAATMNAIDEVFRIAKAQTLIALCSTVPGYWFTVALIDHLGRFFIQMMGFFFMTVFMFAIAIPYHHWTLKPNRIGFVVMYSLTFFFANFGPNATTFVVPAEIFPARLRSTCHGISAAAGKAGAIIGAFGFLYAAQSTDPKKTDAGYPPGIGVRWSLIVLGIVNFVGMLFTLLVPEAKGKSLEELSGENGDENDGEKQAASARMASV